A window of Natrinema versiforme contains these coding sequences:
- a CDS encoding helix-turn-helix transcriptional regulator has product MDNELRERREEHGLTQQELADEVGVSRQTIYAIEHSKYDPSLTLAFKLARCFDCAVEELFHPKGDD; this is encoded by the coding sequence ATGGACAACGAACTCCGGGAACGGCGCGAGGAACACGGCCTCACCCAGCAGGAACTGGCCGACGAGGTCGGCGTGAGCCGCCAGACGATTTACGCGATCGAACACTCGAAGTACGATCCGTCGCTGACGCTGGCGTTCAAACTCGCCCGGTGTTTCGACTGTGCCGTCGAGGAACTCTTCCATCCGAAGGGAGACGATTGA
- a CDS encoding Lrp/AsnC family transcriptional regulator — translation MSTLSGNWREAIDDVDAALIDGYQSGFPIAERPFRSVAADLGIDESAAVDRVRALRESGIVRRFGAVLNPPVIGSSTLAAVRAPADRFDEIAAVINDYRQVNHNYARDHEWNMWFVVTAGSQDARDDILAEIEDRTGCAVLDLPMLTDYYIDLEFPVVNGDRFARESLEDRTDASATRISEAATGDLSALEAELLLEIQNGFPLSATPYRDIAENVGYAVEDVLEAIERLRETGCIKRIGCVVNHVVTGFDANCMVVWDVPDDSLDEWGERAGGLPSVTLCYHRPRRPEQEWPYNLFTMLHGRDPEAVDAKIDELAADYLPVEHERLYSTETLKQTGARYEDLVGR, via the coding sequence ATGAGTACCCTGTCGGGGAACTGGCGCGAAGCCATCGACGACGTGGACGCGGCCCTGATCGACGGCTATCAGAGCGGCTTCCCGATCGCCGAGCGCCCGTTCCGCAGCGTCGCCGCCGATCTCGGGATCGACGAATCGGCGGCGGTCGACCGCGTTCGCGCCCTCCGGGAATCGGGGATCGTCCGCCGGTTCGGTGCCGTCCTCAACCCGCCGGTCATCGGTTCGTCGACCCTCGCCGCGGTCCGAGCGCCCGCGGACCGCTTCGACGAGATCGCGGCCGTCATCAACGACTACCGGCAGGTCAACCACAACTACGCCCGCGACCACGAGTGGAACATGTGGTTTGTCGTCACCGCGGGGTCGCAGGACGCTCGAGACGACATCCTCGCCGAAATCGAGGACCGCACCGGCTGTGCGGTGCTCGACCTGCCGATGCTGACCGACTACTACATCGACCTCGAGTTTCCCGTCGTCAACGGCGACCGCTTTGCACGCGAATCGCTCGAGGACCGCACCGACGCCTCGGCGACCCGGATCAGCGAGGCGGCGACGGGCGACCTCTCCGCGCTCGAGGCCGAGTTGCTGCTCGAGATCCAGAACGGGTTCCCGCTGTCGGCGACGCCCTACCGCGACATCGCCGAAAACGTCGGCTACGCGGTCGAAGACGTCCTCGAGGCCATCGAGCGGCTCCGGGAAACGGGCTGTATCAAGCGGATCGGCTGCGTGGTCAACCATGTCGTGACGGGCTTCGACGCCAACTGCATGGTCGTCTGGGACGTGCCCGACGACTCCCTCGACGAGTGGGGCGAGCGCGCGGGCGGGCTCCCCTCCGTCACGCTTTGTTATCACCGCCCCCGCAGACCTGAGCAGGAGTGGCCGTACAACCTGTTCACGATGCTCCACGGCCGCGACCCCGAAGCCGTCGACGCGAAGATCGACGAACTCGCCGCCGACTACCTCCCCGTCGAGCACGAACGGCTCTACTCGACCGAGACGCTGAAACAGACCGGCGCGCGATACGAGGACCTGGTCGGACGGTGA